Part of the Candidatus Hydrogenedens sp. genome is shown below.
CGGATGGGACGCATAGGACGGATGGGACGCATAGGACGCATGAGACACATGGGACGAATGAGACAAATGGGACACATGGGACAAGGGATGTATGGGACACATGAGACGCATAGGACGCATGAGACGGATGGGACAGGTAAAGGGAGGGGTATGTGAGGAATTGGTTTTGAAAATTTGTTGCTCGAATGTATGAATATATAAAGAATTTTGATGTTTGGTGGTTTAATGGAATTAATTGTTTTTATTTTTGGGATGTTTTTGTTATAATAGCGAAATGGGTGTAAAGTTGTAATTGTAAGTTCTTTTTAATAAGGATTTGGTTGTATGTTGATGACTCGAAGGGAATTTTTGCAGGGAACAATCGCGACAAGTCTTTTATTGCCGAATCTTCCGTTCTGTGAAATGGAGCAGAAGGAATATAATGTGGTCATGCTGATGTCGGATGAACATAATCCGCGGTATGCATCGGTATATGGTCACCCGTTTATACAGACGCCTAACATGGAACGAATGGCAAAGGAGGGTGTGGTGTTTGAAAATGCGTATTGTCCATCCCCTTTATGTCTCCCGAGTCGAAGTTCGGTGATGAGTGGGTTATATAACCATGAAACGCAGTGTTATAGTAATTGCACATTGTTTTTGGATGATTTTCCTAATTATGGAGATATTTTAGCAAAGCAAGGGGTTCATACGATCTATATTGGTAAAGCAGATGTGTATCGCAAGATTGAGGAGATGGGCTTTAGTGAGGTTCATTATGGCTGGAATCGTGAAAAATCTGGTGATCCGTCTATCCAGCGGAAACCTTTATATATACGCAAAGGCGAAGGACTAAAACGGGCAAAAGGTTGGGGTCCGCGAGAAAAGGCACATCGTAGAGACCAATTGATGATAGATACTGCCGTAGATTGGCTTAAAACGAAAGGGGCTCATTTAGACAGGCGGTTTGTTTTATGTGTCAATGTTTTAGCACCGCATTTTCCCCATTTTACAGAACCGAAGTTTTGGGAAATGTATGAGGGGAAAGGAGATGTTCCTAAGTATGGACCTGACCAACCCTCAGCCCAGCATCCTTATGCAGTTGATTTGCGGAATCATTTTGAAACAGACCAGATTCAAGGGGAGGATGTGTTAAGATTGCGACAGGGTTATTATGGATGTGTCAGTTTTGTAGATGCAATGATAGGGAAAATTATGGATACGCTGGAACAAACAGGTCTAAATAAAAACACCGTGTTTATATATACTTCTGACCATGGAGAGATGTTGGGGAAATTTGGTATGTGGTGGAAATGCTCTATGTTTGAGGATTCTGCTCGTGTGCCATTGCTTGTTTGTGGTCCGGGATTTAAAGGAGGATTGCGAGTTCAAACGCCTGTAACTACATTGGACGCCCAGGCAGGTTTCTTTCATGCTACAAAACGGGAACGACCCAAAAATTGGAAAGGAACTGCGTTACAACAGTTACAGAAAGAAGACCCTAACCGATTTGTTTTTATGGAATATCATGGGCATGGGACACGAGGTAGTAGTTTTATGGTTCGTAAAGGGGGATGGAAATTTATCTGGAATTCTGATGCGCCTCATCAGTTATTTAATTTAGATGAAGACCCGGAGGAATTGAATAATTTGATTAAGGACAATCTAAACGATGCTCCTTCCATTGTTCATGAACTTGATGATTACCTGCATTCCATCTGTGACCCTGTTGTAGAAACACAAAAAGCGGAAATGAAAATTCAGAAACAGTTGGAGGAAATGCATAGGATAGAAAAAGGATAAAGATGTACCAATAGTCATTATTCTGTTTTTATTGGGTATTTATAAATATATTTATAAATAGAGGCATTAAACAAATGCGTCATATCTGTTTGACTGTATTGTTGCTAATCTTTTTTCTGTGCGGGTTTCAAGTTTCCTGTTTTTCGGAAGAAGCATGGGATTTTTTCTCTTTGCATGCGTTTGACCATCTGGATAATTTAGATAAACAAGCAGAACCTGCTTATGAATGCGGGGTATCGGTTCTCTACGCAACGGGAGTAGGAGTATGTGGATATATGGGGATTCCACCAGCGGAACAGTGGGAAAATATTAAACGGGATGTTCAAAAATATGTTCAGCATGCTAAATCTTTGGGCATTCCTGTTGTTTTGGGTTACCTTTGTTCTACTTCTATTGTCGGATTAGAAACCTTTGACCAGAACTGGCAACCTGAATTTAAACAGCAATTTTCAAGTCCACCGAATAGTTGGCTTCAGCAGAATGTGAAAGGGGAGCCTCTTCTTTCCTGGTATGGAGGTGATTATCGTCCTGCGTGTATGAACCATCCTGAATGGAAGAAATATCAAAAATATATGGTAAAAACTTCTTTAGAGATAGGATTAGATGGTATCTTTTTTGATAATCCGACGGTTCACCAAGAAGGATGCTATTGTCCTTATTGCATGGAGGAGTTTTTACACTTCCTTGAAACCAGAGGAGATAAGATTAAAGATACTTCGCTAAATGCTTTGAGGGAATTGGCGTTAAAGAAACCTGTTGAATTCAAGAAATTCCGTTGCACCATTGCTCGTAATTTTCTTTCAGAGTTACGAAATTATGCCCGAGAGATAAACCCTAAAGCCGTTATTACAACAAATAATAGTCTTAATTCGCCAGAGGTATTATTCTCCCAATGTCATAGATATGCCTACAATATAAAAGAAATGAGTAAATCCCAGGACTTTGTTGTAATTGAAGATATGGGGTCAGCTCCACATCGCACCTCACAGGGAACAACGGTAGAGTGCGGTCCTGTGTATGATTTAGTAAATTCTATCATTGGCTCAAAGCCATTAGTGGCTGTAACGATTGCTGATAGGGATTATCATACACCGCCAAATCTTACAAATCTGGCTATCTTTGAAGCGTTTGCCCGAAACACAAACTATATGCTCTGGCCTATCTGGGAGGAATCTCAACAGGGAAAGATGCTTCAGACGATTCGTCCTTTTATGCAATGGCTCAAACGAAATGCACCTCCTATAATCACTTCAAAACGGAGAAATGATGTATTGTTGTATTTTCCATTTGAAGAATGGAGTAAACATGAGGATTGTAAGGAATTAAATATTGTAAGAAAACTAAATCAATTAAATATTCTCTATGCGGTTGCCTCTGAAGATAATTTTAAAGGATACTTTACAGAGGCAAATATCATACTTGCTTCTGAAACGGGGTTTATCCCTCCTCCCTATTCCACCTCAATCACCGAACTGTGTCGACGGAATAATAAAATATTCATTGATGCATCCCGTCCTAATTTTGAAAAGGAATTAAAAACATGTCTCCTGCATCCATCAATAAAGATACAGGGGAATGAAATGGTGCGAGGCATAATACGAGAGACATCGGATACTGTTTTTATTCTGCTTTATAACTTAAACATTGAACGCATTTCTTCTTATGAGGATAACATAATACCCGCCCGAGATATTTCTATTTCTGTTCGAATTTCTAATCCTTCTATTGGGAAGATATTGTTATCCACACCGGAAAGGGAACAGGATATTGCAGACTATGAAATTACCAAACTGGGTGATACCGACGCATACCTTACCTTTCATATTCCAGAATTGCCACTGGCAGGTATTGTGATAATAAAACCCTGATATGAGTTGTTTGAAAAGAGGTATTAGGTGTTTTAATTATTTGGTTCGGCTTTGCGTGGAAAAATATTTTTATTTTCTATCCATCGGGCAATGTGAGATCCAATAATATCTGTTTTAACATCCAAACCGAGGGGTGTCATGTGACAGACATCGCAAAAGTGATTTAGTTGAGCGTTGAATTCTTCCGCTACAGGAATGTATATAATGCCCTCTTTTTCACAAAATTTTTTAAGTTCACAATTATAGATATTTATAACATGCAAATAGGTATTATAAGTAATTTCATCATCTACAATATATAACCATGCATTTTGTATATTAAAATCGCAGTATAATCTTCCTATAAAATTGAACCATTTCAATTTAGGATAGGCAAAACTACAAATTGCCATCTGTACACCTCTTTTTTTACAGGCGCAATTCATTGCCCCTAAGTTTCTAAGGATTGTTTTTTGTAAATAGTCCGCAATGTATTCATCAGAAGGGAGTAGTTTGCGATTAAACATACGGTTTAGAAAGGCAGAATGTTTAAGGTACTTTTTGTAGGGGTTGGGCAATGCTAACCAGAATGGAATATAGTGATAACAGATGTCATTAATTGCGTTGTAATAAACTAACAAATCAGGTTGCATGGAAAGAAAATCATCAATTCGACGAACTTCACCAAAAGAACGCCCAGCACATATTCCTGCATTAATGACATCTATATTCTCTGTACTGAAGTATTTCTTTAATTTTCGTTCCATAATATTCGGATAAGTAGAATAAGTATCATTACCTTTTTCTGTAGTTGAGCCTCCAATACATACGATTCGCAGAAGATTACTTGGTTTGGGAAGTATAACATCATCATCGCGGAATCCTAAATTGTTAGTGTTAGGTGCTGGGTCAGGAGCCTTTTGAAACGGTTTATAAATTAGATTGTATACTAACCAGGGGGAATTTTCTTTCTCAGGACCTAATATTTGTCTTAGAGAAAGGGGATAGCCATTACGAGATTCTTGTGCAATTAATGATACATCCTCTTTTCCAGGAATAATTTGAACCTCATATAAGTGTGTAAATATATCCATGTATTTTAATTTAAGTTCTATCGGTTTCTCTGGAGAAGTTTTTATTATAGACAATATATTGTTCCATTCCATGTCTGTATAACCATAAAAAATTCCTTGAAGATGCTTATGAAAATTCCTTTCAAAAATAGGGTCACCGTGTGATTCAATAAGATTCCCTTTCTTATCGAATTTTATCTCTGCTACACCCTGTAAAGTAAGTTCATAGTCTTTGTTGCAGATGTAACTATCAGTAGGGATTGGTTGTTCGTTATTTTGTTTAGGGTTATTAGCAGTGGGTTTTTTACTTACAAATGATTCTTTCGTTGGTAAGGATTTAAAATCTTCTGTAAATTTCACCATCCTATATACTTTACTATTTTGTCTTTCAAAAAAGGGCTTATATAAGTAATTGGCTGTCCTTAATATGACTCGTGTCCCTAACTCTATGGATAAACATAAAACTATTGTCCATATTAATAAGAGAAAAAACATATAAAGTATTTTAAATATCAATTTCACACATCACATACCTATTATTTATATTCTTCAAGTAGTTGTTGGAATAAGTTGTTATTTGGATATAATCGGATTGCTTTTTTGAGTAAAGAAATAGCCTCATTTTTATTACCTGATGAATATTCTAATATTGCTAAACGATAATATGCTAACTGGGCACATTCTTCTGATTTTCGAGCATATCCAATAGCCTTTTTATATATTTTTTCTGCTTCTTTTGTTTGTTGGGATAGTTCATAGGCACGACCCAATCCACAGAGAATACAAGGTGAATCGGGTGCTTTCTCTTTCAGGTCAGACCATAATTCTACCCATTCCTTTTTGGATAAATAATCGGTATTATCATATATATCTTCTATTTGAATTATCGGCTCAATTTTATAGGGTGTTAGTGTAATCAAAGTTGAGGAATAATAGAAAATGCTTTCTATATCTGCGTCCTGCGTGTTGAGTAATGCACTTACAATGGGAGAATAAACAAGGTGTAGATTAGGAGTAATTTTCAATAGGAACAAAAGTATATCCAGAGCTTTTTGATAATCCTGGTTTTTGGTTAGGTAAACCCCTGCTGTAAGCATATAGGCTATTTGTTTATTTAAAGAGAGATTTGGGCAGGTCGTATCCTCTGAATTTTGTTCGGTTTTCATAGCCAGTGAAAATAGTTCTTTTAAATCATAATACATGCTTGTATATGGGGTTGCGAGTGCTATCTCTCTATTCAGAGAGATGGATTTAGAAAGGGCTTCTTTCGCAGCGTTTGCATCATCTAAACTTCTTGAATAGTAAAGCCACGCCACAGAGGAATCGGGAAGTTGTGATATAACATCTTTCCAAAAACTTTGTTTCTCTTCTTTTGAAAGGTTAATTTGCGTTAATAAATTATTTAATTTCATACCCAAGATGGGTTCATGGGGTTTATTGGAAATCAGTTGTAGATATACTGTTTTTGCTTGTTCCATTTGTCCTGCTTTTTCATAGATATTTGCCAATGCAAGTCCATATTCGAGAGAATAAGGCTCTTCCTGCATAGATTTTTGAAGTATTTCATACGCCTTTGTTATATCCCCGTTATAAAAGGCATTATTGGCGTTATTAATAGTCATACGGTTTACAGGTATTCCATACGGTTTCCAGCAAGGATTAATCATTGTTTTTGAGTAAGGGGCTATTTTTTGATACAAATCAGGTAGTTCGTCCTGTATAAAGTAATAATTGATAAATAAGGGTATGTGTTCCGGATTACAAATCTTATATATATTTTGAACTTGCAAATTATTCGTATCTTCAATTCGGATACCTATGAACCGGTTCCAGTCAGAGTTTAAGTCTCGAATATGTTCATAAATAGGGATAAAGTATCGAACATAAGCAGTGTTGTTATCTGATGGGGTGTGGTGGGTTATTGTTAAGTTGCACGAGAAATCATCCAATCCGTCATATAAAATTTGAAAGCATGCTGGGAATTTATCTACTAAAAAATCTACCACAATTATGTTCATTTCAAAAGAACAGTCAGGCATGAAAGGGTCTTCAAAAGTTAAAAATAGGGGTTTTTCAAGAGCATAGACTGTTCCTGCGTCAGTTGTATAACTTTTATAAGGTACCGGAACTTGTTCCGCTGTTTCGTAAGAGCGAAATAATTGAGTGAGTTGATAACTTTGAATTTGACGAGCAACGATTAAAACGCCTAATGCGAAAAAAATAACCGTAAAGGCAATGATAAGAGTCCTTTTTATGATTTTCTTTAACTCTTGCATGTTTTCATCTATTTTTTCTCTGCCATCCTTCCATAAGCGATAAAATCCACATAAGACGCCATTCAAGGCTAAAAAATATAGAAGATATGGGATAAATACCAGATAAAAATTATGGCGAAAATTGAATTGAAGTGTCTGAATACTCATTGCAAAAAGTAAAATTATTGAGAAAATAATTCCTTTACGGAAATCTACTGCCAAAAAAATGATGAAAACGGCAAGTGAGAGGAATGTTCGATAGGGATTTATAGGTAAGGCACTGGGTAATATACAGTCGGATATGCGTGCTATCGAAGAATAGGTTCTTATTAATATATCCGCAGGGAACCAATAAAGATAAGCAAGAAAAAGATTTCGTTTGTATAATTCTGGTTTCATTTTGATAAACAATTCATAATCATTTAAAGAATCATGATAATAATTGTGAACATCAGCAATCGCAGAAACGAGTAAGTCATTATACTTAGGTATGCGTTCGTAATTTGTGCGTTGAAGTCCAGCGAGGTCATCGTGTTCTGTTCCAAATCCCATTAAGGTATCGTGCCAGCCTAATGTGCCGAATTTATGAAATGACTGTAAAATAGGGTAAGACGAAACTAAAAATACAAGAATTGCGAGGATAACTCCTGCTATTCGGACAGGAATTTTAGGGATATGGTTTTGCTTGGGAACTATTGACAAGATAAATAAAGATAAGATGAAAAACATCATTAAATCGCGACGGAAACCTATCCCTATTCCACATGTCAGACCTGATAATAGGCAGATTAAAAGAAACCGTCGGTTGGTTCTCTTCCTCTGTATCAAATAAAAAAGAATTAGAATAACAGTTAATATAAATGGGGCTCGCGCAAAATCTCGAAGAATGGGAAGAATTACTAATGTTACCTCTGATTTCACAAAATAATAACCAACAACAAATACAGCAAAATAGGAAGGAAGAAATACCCGTGCTATAGAATAGACAATCAGCACGGTCAATACATATAAAAATACGAGAAACCATCGCAAAACTTCCCAGGAAACACCAAAAATCCGCCAGACTATACCCACAGTATATATTAAATAGCGGTGGTATTGTTGATATATATCCATTTCTTGGGCTTGAAACTGAGACGGAATATATTCTGGCGAAAATGTCTGTTCATTGAAATCCAGAAAGGAACGAAGATGAGGAATATCAGAGGGGTTTGTATTAACAAAACCTTTACCACAGGCAAAGAGAATGGATGGGATGTATAAATCGGTGGATATACTTCCTCCTGGTCCGTGCCAATCTCGTAAAAACTTCTCTGATAGTATTATAGAAAAAACAATTAGAAACAGTATTAAAATAAATTCAAATATAATTTTATAATATTTTTTTACTTTCATCAAAAACATCATTAATTTTTTAGTACAAATTTATATGCTGATAGAAAAAAATATAATTCAAAACAGTAAGACTTCTATATTATCTATAAATTAAGATATATTGCAATGTGTTTCCTATCTCTCTTCGTAATTTATGAAGTAAATGGTTAGAAAACAGATAGGAATGTTATAAGAGGTAAAGTTATAAGAGGTAAAAATGTTATTCTGGATGCAGTTGGTAATTTATTTACCTATATACTGTGAGCGTCATGGGCACACTTTCATATCTAACTTTGCTTGATAGATACTTCGTAGACAATGATTTTACAAGCGTTATCTAAAAATTAAGAGCCACCTTTTTGGATAATACCTAAAATAACTGCAAAACGGGCTAACATAGGTGGTTCCGATGGGTAACGCATAAACTGGACATGCCCATCCATAAATAATACATTCGAACCGCCGGGAATATGATTAAATTCACTGGCTAATGAACTGTAATTGTCTAACATGATAAAAATGGAACTTTGTGCCTTTGCAGATTCCGCAGGATTGTTAATGTCTGTAATAAGAAAGCGTTCTATCCCTTCCCGCAGACGATATATCGTGGAACCTCCTGCATTTCCGAAGCCGGGACTTACCGTTCCATCTTCATCCGGCTTACACGCAGAATAAGTCTGATTGTTTAAGAGATACCAATTCACCAATTTGTCAACCCAATGTTCAAAGATTTGTCGAGGTGCTTTTGT
Proteins encoded:
- a CDS encoding tetratricopeptide repeat protein, producing the protein MKVKKYYKIIFEFILILFLIVFSIILSEKFLRDWHGPGGSISTDLYIPSILFACGKGFVNTNPSDIPHLRSFLDFNEQTFSPEYIPSQFQAQEMDIYQQYHRYLIYTVGIVWRIFGVSWEVLRWFLVFLYVLTVLIVYSIARVFLPSYFAVFVVGYYFVKSEVTLVILPILRDFARAPFILTVILILFYLIQRKRTNRRFLLICLLSGLTCGIGIGFRRDLMMFFILSLFILSIVPKQNHIPKIPVRIAGVILAILVFLVSSYPILQSFHKFGTLGWHDTLMGFGTEHDDLAGLQRTNYERIPKYNDLLVSAIADVHNYYHDSLNDYELFIKMKPELYKRNLFLAYLYWFPADILIRTYSSIARISDCILPSALPINPYRTFLSLAVFIIFLAVDFRKGIIFSIILLFAMSIQTLQFNFRHNFYLVFIPYLLYFLALNGVLCGFYRLWKDGREKIDENMQELKKIIKRTLIIAFTVIFFALGVLIVARQIQSYQLTQLFRSYETAEQVPVPYKSYTTDAGTVYALEKPLFLTFEDPFMPDCSFEMNIIVVDFLVDKFPACFQILYDGLDDFSCNLTITHHTPSDNNTAYVRYFIPIYEHIRDLNSDWNRFIGIRIEDTNNLQVQNIYKICNPEHIPLFINYYFIQDELPDLYQKIAPYSKTMINPCWKPYGIPVNRMTINNANNAFYNGDITKAYEILQKSMQEEPYSLEYGLALANIYEKAGQMEQAKTVYLQLISNKPHEPILGMKLNNLLTQINLSKEEKQSFWKDVISQLPDSSVAWLYYSRSLDDANAAKEALSKSISLNREIALATPYTSMYYDLKELFSLAMKTEQNSEDTTCPNLSLNKQIAYMLTAGVYLTKNQDYQKALDILLFLLKITPNLHLVYSPIVSALLNTQDADIESIFYYSSTLITLTPYKIEPIIQIEDIYDNTDYLSKKEWVELWSDLKEKAPDSPCILCGLGRAYELSQQTKEAEKIYKKAIGYARKSEECAQLAYYRLAILEYSSGNKNEAISLLKKAIRLYPNNNLFQQLLEEYK
- a CDS encoding sulfatase-like hydrolase/transferase — its product is MLMTRREFLQGTIATSLLLPNLPFCEMEQKEYNVVMLMSDEHNPRYASVYGHPFIQTPNMERMAKEGVVFENAYCPSPLCLPSRSSVMSGLYNHETQCYSNCTLFLDDFPNYGDILAKQGVHTIYIGKADVYRKIEEMGFSEVHYGWNREKSGDPSIQRKPLYIRKGEGLKRAKGWGPREKAHRRDQLMIDTAVDWLKTKGAHLDRRFVLCVNVLAPHFPHFTEPKFWEMYEGKGDVPKYGPDQPSAQHPYAVDLRNHFETDQIQGEDVLRLRQGYYGCVSFVDAMIGKIMDTLEQTGLNKNTVFIYTSDHGEMLGKFGMWWKCSMFEDSARVPLLVCGPGFKGGLRVQTPVTTLDAQAGFFHATKRERPKNWKGTALQQLQKEDPNRFVFMEYHGHGTRGSSFMVRKGGWKFIWNSDAPHQLFNLDEDPEELNNLIKDNLNDAPSIVHELDDYLHSICDPVVETQKAEMKIQKQLEEMHRIEKG
- a CDS encoding putative glycoside hydrolase produces the protein MRHICLTVLLLIFFLCGFQVSCFSEEAWDFFSLHAFDHLDNLDKQAEPAYECGVSVLYATGVGVCGYMGIPPAEQWENIKRDVQKYVQHAKSLGIPVVLGYLCSTSIVGLETFDQNWQPEFKQQFSSPPNSWLQQNVKGEPLLSWYGGDYRPACMNHPEWKKYQKYMVKTSLEIGLDGIFFDNPTVHQEGCYCPYCMEEFLHFLETRGDKIKDTSLNALRELALKKPVEFKKFRCTIARNFLSELRNYAREINPKAVITTNNSLNSPEVLFSQCHRYAYNIKEMSKSQDFVVIEDMGSAPHRTSQGTTVECGPVYDLVNSIIGSKPLVAVTIADRDYHTPPNLTNLAIFEAFARNTNYMLWPIWEESQQGKMLQTIRPFMQWLKRNAPPIITSKRRNDVLLYFPFEEWSKHEDCKELNIVRKLNQLNILYAVASEDNFKGYFTEANIILASETGFIPPPYSTSITELCRRNNKIFIDASRPNFEKELKTCLLHPSIKIQGNEMVRGIIRETSDTVFILLYNLNIERISSYEDNIIPARDISISVRISNPSIGKILLSTPEREQDIADYEITKLGDTDAYLTFHIPELPLAGIVIIKP